In Pseudomonadota bacterium, the sequence GGCCTCGCCGGAGGAAATAACGCACCCGGCCCGGGGAACTCTCATGGGCCGGGGCGCATCACGCAATCCATTTGGGAGGGGTCATTGTGAATTACAGACGCATCACGCAACTAGGCACGGCGCTCGCCGTTGCCGAGGCGCTCTGCACGCCGGGCGCCCGGGCCGCCAACGACGCCATGATCGAGTTGCTCAAGGTACTGAAAGACCAGGGGACGATCACCCCGGAGGTCTATGAACAGCTCAAGGGTGCGGCCCAGGCCGATGACGAACAGAAACACGGCCGGTCAGTCCGAGATCAAGCTGCCGAGACCCTGCCCAAGGTCGAGACCAAGGAAAAACTCGAGATCTCAACACCGGATGGCGCCTTCAAGTGGAGGATTGGGGGGGCGCCTCCACACGGATGCGGCTTTCTACAACAACGATACCGGGACCGGCGACACCACGACCCTCGCCAGCGGTGCCGACTTCCGGCGCGCCCGCTTGGCGCTCGAGGCCACCTTGTATCGCAGTTGGCAGCTCAAGCTCGAATACGACTTTGCGGGGGTCGCTGACGTTCGATGAAGGTATACGGGATGCCTATCTCCGCTATCTATACACGGCGGGTTGGCCCCTTTCTATCACCGTGGGCCAATTCAAAGAGTACCTCGGGCTCGAGAGCATCACGAGCTCCAACGACATCAGCTTCATCGAGCGGGCCTTGCCGTCCCGGACGTTCAACGAATATCGCCGGGGCCGGCGGCGGACGCCGACTCGGGGTGGGAATAAACACCTTTGGCCACAATGTCTGGACGGCCTCGGCGGGGATCTTCGAAGGGCATAGTCGGCAAGGGGGGCATCGGGGCCTGGGAGCTGCTGGCGCGCTACAGCAGCCTGGACCTGAGCGACGAGGACGTGGACGGTGGCGAGGAGGATAACGTTACCGTAGGAATCAACTGGTACCCGACCCCCAACTTCAGGTTCATGGCCAACTACGTGAGGGTCCTGGACCTCGAGGGTGGCGATTTCGACGGTGCAGAGCCCGATGCCTTCCTGCTCCGCGCCCAGGCCTACTGGTAGTCCCCTCCCCCGACGAGCGCCAAACCGCTTCCCCCAGACCTTCGCCCCACCCTCGCGGTGGGGTTTTTTTGTCTGGGGGTCCTGAGGGCCGCCGTGGCAGCCCTATCTCGATCCGGTGTGAGGCCCCGTGCCGGCGAGCCGCGGGACCCGCGCAGCGGGTCTGGCATGGGTTTGCCCATTGGTCGGCCCCGGTGCGGCGCGTCTGCCGGTGTTTACCGGGCGGTGATACGCGAGCCGGGGCGGGGTGCTCGCGTGGGCGGCTCGAGCGGGGGCCGTCGAGCCCCTTGCATTCGACGCAACCCCGAGGCTTCCGGTGCCGATAAAGCTGTTGTATTATGATGCCTGATCGGTTAAAGTCTGTTGTGCTACCGCAACTCTGGAGGGGGGGCATGATCAAACAACGCACGCTCAAGAACTGCATCAAGGCCACGGGGGTAGGGCTGCACTCGGGGAAGAAGGTGCTGGTCACCTTGCGTCCGGCGCCGGCCCACAGTGGCATCGTGTTCCGTCGCGTCGATGTGACGCCCGCGGTCGAGATCCCGGCGCGCGCCGAGAACGTAGGCGACACGCGGCTTTCGACCAGCCTCGCCAGGGGTGAGGCGCGCATCGCGACCGTCGAGCACCTGCTGTCGGCCTTCGCGGGTCTCGGGATCGACAATGCCTATGTCGATGTCAGCGCCCCCGAGGTGCCGATCATGGACGGCAGCGCCGGTCCGTTCGTGTTCCTTATCCAGTCGGCCGGCATCGAAGAACAGTCGGCCCCCAAGCAATTCATGCGCATCAAGCGACCGATGGCCGTCGAGGACGGCGACAAATGGGCCAGACTCGAGCCTTTCGACGGCTTCAAGGTGTCGTTCTCGATCGATTTCGACCACCCCCTGTTCGACGAGACCATCAAGTTCGCCGAAGTGGATTTCTCCACGACTTCTTTCGTGAAAGAGGTCAGCCGGGCACGCACCTTCGGCTTTCTCAAGGAGGTCGAGATGCTGAGGGAGAAGGACCTGGCGCTCGGCGGCAGCCTGCAGAACGCCGTGGTCATCGACGATTATCGGGTGCTCAACGAAGACGGGCTCCGCTACGAGGACGAGTTCGTCCGGCACAAGATCCTGGACGCCATCGGCGATCTATATCTCCTGGGCCACAGCCTAATCGGGGCGTTTCGCGGCCACAAGTCCGGGCACGCCTTGAACAACCGCCTGCTGCGGCGGCTCCTGGCGGACAAGAGCGCCTGGGAACTGGTGGATTATCGCGACGAGGTCGAGCTGCCGCTGACCTTCCTGCGCCCCCTGCCGGCGCACTGAGGTCCTGGTCTAACCCGACCCATGCCTCGACAGATTCAATAGCACCGTCCTCAAGCGCGCATCCCCGCAGCTGTCTGCCGCTTGGCGCAAATAGTCGGACACCGGTCGGGAGAGGGCGGTCCCCGCGCGCCTGACGGATGGGGCGCCCGTTACGATGTAAAGGGCGCCGGGCATCAGGACCCTGACCCGTATCGCCCGTACCGCGGCCGCCCCCGGCCGTCCGGCCAGACGCTCGATCAATACCGGGGCGACGTAGCGCAGGCGCGCGGCCCATACCGGGGAGTCGGCAAATAGGGTGAGCGTGCCGGCCGTGAGCCGACCGATCCGCCAATGGGCGCGCAAATCATCCGGCATGGCGGCCTGGATCAACGCGTCGAGCCGTCTTAGGAGCAGGAGCTCCGGAAACACCCCCGCGTCTCCGGCCGCGGCCTTCACGATCTCACCGATCGCGACTGGGCCGATCCCGAGCGGGCCGCCGCGCTCCGGTGCCCCTCGCTCATGAGCGAATCGCGCCATTGAAACCGTAGTATACTGCGCGCGCCGTCCGCTTCGTCCCTTCTTCGTCCCGCATGCCTTCTGTCAACGTCGCCGGACTCCTGCGCCGCGTCTTCGGCAGCCGCAACGATCGGTTGCTCAAGCGCATGGCCAAGACCGTCGAGCAGATCAATGCCCACGAGCCCCAGTGTGCGGAGCTTTCGGACGAACGGATCGCGGCCAAGACCGGAGAGTTTCGCGATCGTTATGCCGGTGGCGAGACGCTCGACGAGCTCCTGCCCGAGGCCTTCGCCGTGGTGCGCGAGGTCGGCAAGCGCGCCCTCGATATGCGTCATTTCGACGTGCAACTCATCGGCGGGATGGTGTTGCACTCGGGCAAGATCGCGGAGATGCGGACCGGCGAGGGTAAGACCTTGGTCGCCACGCTCGCCGCCTATCTGAATGCCTTGACCGGACTCGGGGTCCACATCGTCACGGTCAACGATTACCTGGCGCGCCGCGACGCGCAGTGGATGGGCCGGATCTACGAGCGCCTCGGCATGAGCACCGGCGTGATCGTGCCCGGGCTCAACCAGGCGGAACGGCAGGCGGCCTACGCCGCGGATATCACCTACGGGACCAACAACGAGCTCGGCTTCGACTACCTGCGCGACAACATGGCGTTCCAGAGCCGCGATCGGGTACAGCGCGGCCTCCACTTCGCGATCGTCGATGAGGTCGATTCGATCCTGATCGACGAGGCGCGTACGCCCCTCATCATCTCGGGAGCCACGGACGACCATTCGGACCTGTATGTCCAGGTCAACCGGTTGATCCCGGGACTCGACCTACAGCAGGAAGAAGAGGGCCCCGGCGATTATACGCTCGATGAAAAGGCGCGCCAGGTATACCTGACCGAGCAAGGCCACGCGCGCATCGAGGAGCTTATGGTCCAGGAAGGGCTCATCGCGGAAGGCGAGAGCCTCTACAGCGCGGGCCACATCGGCCTCATGCACCATGTACACTCGGCCCTGCGGGCACACACCCTGTACAAGCGCGACGTAGACTACATCGTCCGCAACGGCGAGGTCGTCATCGTCGATGAATTCACCGGCCGCACCATGCCCGGCCGGCGCTGGTCCGAGGGCCTCCATCAGGCCGTCGAGGCCAAGGAGGGCGTGGCCATCCAGCAGGAGAACCAGACGCTCGCGTCGATCACCTTCCAGAACTATTTCCGGATCTATCGCAAGCTCTCGGGCATGACCGGCACCGCCGATACCGAGGCCTACGAGTTTCAGCAGATCTACGGGCTCGAGGTGGTCGTGATCCCGACCCACATGCCGATGATCCGCGAGGACTTTGGCGATGTCGTCTATCTCACCCAGCCGGAGAAATTCCAGGCCCTCCTGGACGACATCAAGGACTGCCATACGCGCGGCCAGCCGGTCTTGGTCGGGACCGCCTCGATCGAGACCTCGGAGTACGTCTCGGACCTCCTCGAGAAAGCCGGGCTCGCGCACCAGGTCCTGAACGCCAAGTTTCACGAGAAGGAAGCCCATATCATCGCCCAGGCCGGGCGCCCCGCGGCCATCACCATCGCCACCAACATGGCCGGGCGCGGCACGGACATCGTGTTGGGTGGCGGGCTCGGCGAGGAATTGAAGGCGCTCCAGTCCGCCGACGAGGTGAGCGTCGCGCGCCTCAAGGCCGACTGGCAGAAACGCCACGAGCAGGTGGTGAGTGCCGGGGGCCTGCACATCATCGGGACCGAGCGCCATGAGTCGCGGCGCATCGATAACCAGCTCCGTGGCCGTTCGGGCCGCCAGGGCGACCCGGGGTCGAGCCGCTTCTACCTTTCGCTGCAGGACAACCTCATGCGCATCTTCGCCTCCGAGCGCGTGTCGAGCCTCATGCAGAAGCTCGGCCTCGAAGAGGGCGAAGCGATTGAGCACCCGTGGGTGACGAAGGCGATCGAGAACGCGCAACGCAAGGTCGAGGCGCGCAACTTCGATATCCGCAAACAGCTCCTGGAATACGACGATGTCGCCAACGATCAGCGCAAGGAGGTCTATGAGCTGCGCAACGAGATCATGGATTCCTCCGATGTCTCCGACAACATCCAGGCGATCCGGCGCGACGTGGTGAGCGGGGTCATCGATACCCATATCCCACCGGGGAGCATCGACGAGCTGTGGGACATCGCGGGCCTCGAAGACGGCATCGAGCGCGATCTCGCGCAGAAGCTGCCCGTAGCCGAGTGGCTCAAACAGGACGAGGGTATCGATGAGGACGCCTTGCGGCCGAAGATCCTCGCTGAGATCGAGACGACCTATACCGCCAAAGAGAACGTCGCCGGGGCCGAGGTCATGCGCCACTTCGAGAAGGCCATCCTGCTCCAGACCCTGGACGCCCACTGGAAGGAGCACCTCGCGGCCATGGATCATCTCCGCCAGGGGATCCACCTGCGCGGCTATGCGCAGAAAAACCCCAAGCAGGAATACAAGCGCGAGGCATTCGAGATGTTTCACCAGATGCTGGATGGCATCAAGCGGGAGGTGATCGGCGTCTTGTCGCGGGTCCAGGTGCGGGCCGAATCGGACGTGGAGGCGGTCGAGCGGAAACGCCGCCAGACCGCCCCAGTCGAATACAGCCATGACGCGGCCCAGAGCCCGCTCGATACCGAGGCCGGGTCTCGGGAGGCGCCAGAGGCCCGGCCTACCCCCTATGTGCGCGGAGACAAGATCGGCCGCAACTCCCCCTGCCCCTGCGGCTCGGGAAAGAAATACAAACAGTGCCACGGACGGCTCGCGTAACGCGCATGCAGGGCGTGACGGCGCCTTTCGCCGTCTCCGGCATCCGCTGGGGTAGCGTCTGTGCGGGGGTGCGCCGGCTGGACCGCGACGACCTCGCGGTCATGGCTATCGCCGACCGTTCCACCTGCGCGGCGGTGTTTACCCGGAACCGGCTCCCCGCCGCCCCCGTTACCTTGGCCCGCGAGCATCTCGCACTCACCCCCCCGCGCTTCCTGCTCGTCAACTCCGGGAACGCCAACGCCGGGACCGGCCCTCCGGGCATGCGCGATGCGCTCGCCACCTGCCGGGCGCTCGCCGTGTGCGGCGGCTGCGCCACCGAGGCGGTCCTGCCGTTTTCGACCGGGGTCATCGGCGAGCCCCTGCCCGTCGCGCGCATCACCGAGGCGCTTCCCCGTGCCTTGGAGGCCCTGGCCGATGACGGCTGGGCGGGCGCGGCCCGTGCCATCATGACCACCGACACGGTGCCCAAGACGAGCGCCGTCACGGTATCGATCGGCGGCACACCGGTCACGGTCACCGGGATCGCCAAGGGCGCCGGCATGATCGCGCCCGATATGGCGACCCTGCTGGCGTTCGTCGCCACCGACGCGGCGGTGTCTCGTCCGCTCCTCGATGCCTGCCTCGAGCATGCGGTCGCGCAGAGCTTCAACCGCATCACGGTCGATGGCGACACCTCGACCAACGATGCCTGCGTCCTGGTGGCGACCGCTCGCGCCCCGGCGCAACCG encodes:
- a CDS encoding OprO/OprP family phosphate-selective porin — translated: MAPSSGGLGGRLHTDAAFYNNDTGTGDTTTLASGADFRRARLALEATLYRSWQLKLEYDFAGVADVR
- a CDS encoding OprO/OprP family phosphate-selective porin; translation: MSGRPRRGSSKGIVGKGGIGAWELLARYSSLDLSDEDVDGGEEDNVTVGINWYPTPNFRFMANYVRVLDLEGGDFDGAEPDAFLLRAQAYW
- the lpxC gene encoding UDP-3-O-acyl-N-acetylglucosamine deacetylase is translated as MIKQRTLKNCIKATGVGLHSGKKVLVTLRPAPAHSGIVFRRVDVTPAVEIPARAENVGDTRLSTSLARGEARIATVEHLLSAFAGLGIDNAYVDVSAPEVPIMDGSAGPFVFLIQSAGIEEQSAPKQFMRIKRPMAVEDGDKWARLEPFDGFKVSFSIDFDHPLFDETIKFAEVDFSTTSFVKEVSRARTFGFLKEVEMLREKDLALGGSLQNAVVIDDYRVLNEDGLRYEDEFVRHKILDAIGDLYLLGHSLIGAFRGHKSGHALNNRLLRRLLADKSAWELVDYRDEVELPLTFLRPLPAH
- a CDS encoding DUF721 domain-containing protein, whose product is MARFAHERGAPERGGPLGIGPVAIGEIVKAAAGDAGVFPELLLLRRLDALIQAAMPDDLRAHWRIGRLTAGTLTLFADSPVWAARLRYVAPVLIERLAGRPGAAAVRAIRVRVLMPGALYIVTGAPSVRRAGTALSRPVSDYLRQAADSCGDARLRTVLLNLSRHGSG
- the secA gene encoding preprotein translocase subunit SecA; this encodes MPSVNVAGLLRRVFGSRNDRLLKRMAKTVEQINAHEPQCAELSDERIAAKTGEFRDRYAGGETLDELLPEAFAVVREVGKRALDMRHFDVQLIGGMVLHSGKIAEMRTGEGKTLVATLAAYLNALTGLGVHIVTVNDYLARRDAQWMGRIYERLGMSTGVIVPGLNQAERQAAYAADITYGTNNELGFDYLRDNMAFQSRDRVQRGLHFAIVDEVDSILIDEARTPLIISGATDDHSDLYVQVNRLIPGLDLQQEEEGPGDYTLDEKARQVYLTEQGHARIEELMVQEGLIAEGESLYSAGHIGLMHHVHSALRAHTLYKRDVDYIVRNGEVVIVDEFTGRTMPGRRWSEGLHQAVEAKEGVAIQQENQTLASITFQNYFRIYRKLSGMTGTADTEAYEFQQIYGLEVVVIPTHMPMIREDFGDVVYLTQPEKFQALLDDIKDCHTRGQPVLVGTASIETSEYVSDLLEKAGLAHQVLNAKFHEKEAHIIAQAGRPAAITIATNMAGRGTDIVLGGGLGEELKALQSADEVSVARLKADWQKRHEQVVSAGGLHIIGTERHESRRIDNQLRGRSGRQGDPGSSRFYLSLQDNLMRIFASERVSSLMQKLGLEEGEAIEHPWVTKAIENAQRKVEARNFDIRKQLLEYDDVANDQRKEVYELRNEIMDSSDVSDNIQAIRRDVVSGVIDTHIPPGSIDELWDIAGLEDGIERDLAQKLPVAEWLKQDEGIDEDALRPKILAEIETTYTAKENVAGAEVMRHFEKAILLQTLDAHWKEHLAAMDHLRQGIHLRGYAQKNPKQEYKREAFEMFHQMLDGIKREVIGVLSRVQVRAESDVEAVERKRRQTAPVEYSHDAAQSPLDTEAGSREAPEARPTPYVRGDKIGRNSPCPCGSGKKYKQCHGRLA
- the argJ gene encoding bifunctional glutamate N-acetyltransferase/amino-acid acetyltransferase ArgJ — its product is MQGVTAPFAVSGIRWGSVCAGVRRLDRDDLAVMAIADRSTCAAVFTRNRLPAAPVTLAREHLALTPPRFLLVNSGNANAGTGPPGMRDALATCRALAVCGGCATEAVLPFSTGVIGEPLPVARITEALPRALEALADDGWAGAARAIMTTDTVPKTSAVTVSIGGTPVTVTGIAKGAGMIAPDMATLLAFVATDAAVSRPLLDACLEHAVAQSFNRITVDGDTSTNDACVLVATARAPAQPITEPVGEAYQAFLSAVTDVCRTLAHAIVRDGEGATKFVTINVTGCPGEGAALEIARAVANSPLVKTALFASDPNWGRILAAVGRAVSPDIDAERLTIRLNGLCVFRDGARAAGLTEEDARAAMAVPEIVIAIDVGSGRHAATVWTCDLSYDYVRINAEYRS